The Ranitomeya variabilis isolate aRanVar5 chromosome 7, aRanVar5.hap1, whole genome shotgun sequence genome includes a window with the following:
- the LOC143784774 gene encoding histone H1.01-like: protein MAETAPAAAPPPPAEPATKSKKQPKKSAAKKSHKPSGPSVSELIVKAVSASKERSGVSLAALKKALSAGGYDVEKNNSRLKLAVKSLVTKGALLQVKGSGASGSFKLNKKQETKDKVAKKKSAAAAKPKKPAAAKKAAKSPKKPKKAPTVAKKSPKKAKKPAAVAKKAAKSPKKPKAAPKPKKVTKSPAKKAAKPKAAKSPAKKAAKAKKPAAKK, encoded by the coding sequence ATGGCAGAGACCGCGCCAGCCGCCGCTCCTCCTCCTCCCGCCGAACCGGCCaccaaatccaagaagcagccgaagAAATCCGCCGCCAAGAAAAGCCATAAACCCTCCGGCCCCAGCGTCTCCGAGCTGATCGTGAAAGCCGTGTCCGCCTCCAAGGAGCGCAGCGGGGTGTCTCTGGCCGCCCTGAAGAAGGCTCTGTCTGCCGGAGGATACGATGTAGAGAAGAACAACAGCCGCCTGAAGCTGGCCGTCAAGTCTTTGGTCACCAAGGGCGCCCTCCTCCAGGTGAAGGGCAGCGGCGCCTCCGGATCCTTCAAGCTGAACAAGAAGCAGGAGACTAAGGACAAAGTGGCCAAGAAGAAGTCAGCAGCTGCGGCCAAGCCCAAGAAACCCGCTGCTGCCAAGAAAGCCGCCAAATCTCCGAAGAAGCCCAAGAAGGCTCCGACCGTGGCCAAGAAGAGCCCGAAAAAAGCCAAGAAGCCCGCAGCAGTTGCCAAGAAAGCGgccaagagccccaagaagccgaaaGCCGCTCCCAAGCCCAAGAAGGTGACGaagagtccggctaagaaggcggccaaacccaaagctgccaagagtccggctaagaaggcTGCGAAAGCCAAGAAGCCCGCGGCTAAGAAATAA
- the LOC143784775 gene encoding histone H3, which translates to MARTKQTARKSTGGKAPRKQLATKAARKSAPATGGVKKPHRYRPGTVALREIRRYQKSTELLIRKLPFQRLVREIAQDFKTDLRFQSSAVMALQEASEAYLVGLFEDTNLCAIHAKRVTIMPKDIQLARRIRGERA; encoded by the coding sequence ATGGCAAGAACTAAGCAGACCGCccgtaaatccaccggagggaaagcTCCCCGCAAGCAGCTGGCCACTAAGGCCGCCAGGAAGAGCGCTCCCGCCACTGGTGGAGTGAAGAAGCCCCATCGTTACCGCCCGGGAACAGTCGCTCTCCGTGAGATCCGCCGCTATCAGAAATCCACCGAGCTGCTGATCCGTAAGCTTCCCTTCCAGCGCCTGGTGAGAGAAATCGCCCAGGACTTCAAGACCGATCTGCGCTTCCAGAGCTCGGCCGTGATGGCCCTGCAGGAGGCCAGTGAGGCTTATCTGGTGGGGCTGTTCGAGGACACCAACCTGTGCGCCATCCACGCCAAGAGGGTCACCATCATGCCCAAAGACATCCAGCTGGCCCGCCGGATCCGTGGGGAGAGAGCTTAG
- the LOC143784778 gene encoding histone H2A type 1-like — translation MSGRGKQGGKVRAKAKTRSSRAGLQFPVGRVHRLLRKGNYAERVGAGAPVYLAAVLEYLTAEILELAGNAARDNKKTRIIPRHLQLAVRNDEELNRLLGGVTIAQGGVLPNIQAVLLPKKTESSKKSK, via the coding sequence ATGTCAGGACGCGGCAAACAAGGAGGAAAAGTTCGCGCTAAAGCCAAGACCCGCTCATCCCGGGCAGGACTGCAGTTCCCAGTCGGCCGTGTGCACAGGCTTCTTCGCAAGGGCAACTACGCCGAGAGAGTCGGCGCCGGCGCTCCGGTCTATCTGGCcgctgtgctggagtatctgaccgccgagatcctggaattggccggcaatgctgcccgggacaacaagaagacccgcatcatcccccgtcacctgcagctggcggtgcgcaatgacgaggagctgaacaggctgctgggtgGGGTGACCATTGCCCAGGGGGGCGTCCTGCCCAACATCCAGGCCGTGCTGCTGCCCAAGAAGACCGAGAGCAGCAAGAAGAGCAAGTGA
- the LOC143784782 gene encoding histone H1-like produces the protein MMAETAPASALPPAEPAAKSKKQPKNTAAKKSHKPSGPSVSELIVKAVSASKERSGVSLAALKKALSAGGYDVEKNNSRLKLAVKSLVTKGALLQVKGSGASGSFKLNKKQETKDKVGKKKPAAAAKPKKPAAAKKAAKSPKKPKKAPTVAKKSPKKAKKPAAAAKKAAKSPKKPKAAPKPKKATKSPAKKAAKPKAAKSPAKKAAKAKKPAAKK, from the coding sequence ATGATGGCAGAGACCGCGCCAGCCTCCGCTCTCCCTCCTGCAGAACCGGCcgccaaatccaagaagcagccgaagAATACCGCCGCCAAGAAAAGCCATAAACCCTCCGGCCCCAGCGTCTCCGAGCTGATTGTGAAAGCTGTGTCCGCCTCCAAGGAGCGCAGCGGGGTGTCTCTGGCCGCCCTGAAGAAGGCTCTGTCTGCCGGAGGATACGATGTAGAGAAGAACAACAGCCGCCTGAAGCTGGCCGTCAAGTCTCTGGTCACCAAGGGCGCCCTCCTCCAGGTGAAGGGCAGCGGCGCCTCCGGATCCTTCAAGCTGAACAAGAAGCAGGAGACGAAGGACAAAGTGGGTAAGAAGAAGCCAGCAGCTGCGGCCAAGCCTAAGAAACCCGCTGCTGCCAAGAAAGCCGCCAAATCTCCGAAGAAGCCCAAGAAGGCTCCGACCGTGGCCAAGAAGAGCCCGAAAAAAGCCAAGAAGCCCGCAGCAGCTGCCAAGAAAGCGgccaagagccccaagaagccgaaaGCCGCTCCCAAGCCCAAAAAGGCGACGaagagtccggctaagaaggcggccaaacccaaagctgccaagagtccggctaagaaggcTGCGAAAGCAAAGAAGCCCGCGGCTAAGAAATAA
- the LOC143784783 gene encoding histone H3: MARTKQTARKSTGGKAPRKQLATKAARKSAPATGGVKKPHRYRPGTVALREIRRYQKSTELLIRKLPFQRLVREIAQDFKTDLRFQSSAVMALQEASEAYLVGLFEDTNLCAIHAKRVTIMPKDIQLARRIRGERA, translated from the coding sequence ATGGCCAGAACCAAGCAGACCGCccgtaaatccaccggagggaaagcTCCCCGCAAGCAGCTGGCCACTAAGGCCGCCAGGAAGAGCGCTCCCGCCACTGGTGGAGTGAAGAAGCCCCATCGTTACCGCCCGGGAACAGTCGCTCTCCGTGAGATCCGCCGCTATCAGAAATCCACCGAGCTGCTGATCCGTAAACTTCCCTTCCAGCGACTGGTGAGAGAGATCGCCCAGGACTTCAAGACCGATCTGCGCTTCCAGAGCTCGGCCGTGATGGCCCTGCAGGAGGCCAGCGAGGCTTATCTGGTGGGGCTGTTTGAGGACACCAACCTGTGCGCCATCCACGCCAAGAGGGTCACCATCATGCCCAAAGACATCCAGCTGGCCCGCCGGATCCGTGGGGAGAGAGCTTAG
- the LOC143785306 gene encoding histone H4 — translation MSGRGKGGKGLGKGGAKRHRKVLRDNIQGITKPAIRRLARRGGVKRISGLIYEETRGVLKVFLENVIRDAVTYTEHAKRKTVTAMDVVYALKRQGRTLYGFGG, via the coding sequence ATGTCTGGTCGCGGCAAAGGAGGAAAAGGTCTCGGGAAGGGCGGCgccaagcggcacaggaaggtgctccgtgataacatccagggcatcaccaagcctgccatccgGCGTCTAGCTCGCAGAggaggcgtcaagcgcatctccggcctcatctatgaggagactcgcggtgtcctgaaagtcttcctggagaacgtgatccgtgacgccgtcacctacaccgagcacgccaagaggaagaccgtcaccgccatggacgtggtgtacgcgctcaagcgccagggccgcactctctacggcttcggaggttaa